Sequence from the Aquimarina sp. Aq107 genome:
GAATCCAAAGCATGTTTATCTTCGATAATATTTCCGCCTATTTTTGCTACTAACAATTTTTGTTTTTTCATCCCTTAGTTTTTTCTAGAATTTTCTTTAAAACCAATTGAGCAGCATATGTTCTATTATTTGCCTGTTCTATCACAATAGAATTACCACTATCAATTACCGCATCATCTACAACTACATTTCTTCTTACTGGTAAGCAATGCATGAATTTAGCATTATTAGTTAACTTCATTTTTTCTTCAGTAATTTTCCAGTTTCGATCCTGAGATGTTTTTCCATACTCGGCATATGAGCTCCAGTTTTTTACATACACAAAATCTGCGTCTTTCAATGCATTTTCTTGATTGTAATCAATGGGCACCTCATTAGTAATATGACTGGCTAACTCAAATCCCACAGGGTGGGTAATTACAAAATCTGCTTCCATTTGCTGCACCATTTCTACAAAAGAATTTGCAACTGCCTGCGGTAAGGCTTTCGGATGCGGTGCCCATGATAATACAATCTTTGGTTTATGTATTGGTTTATTTTCTGTGATCGTTATTGCATCAGTTAATGCTTGTAGAGGATGGCCAGTTGCACTTTCCATATTAACTACCGGAATAGTTGCGTGTACCATAAAGTTTTTTAATACATTTTCTTTATAATCATCCTCTCTGTTTTCTAGTTTAGCAAATGCTCTAATTGCTAATACATCGCAATATTGAGAGACTACTTGAGCTGCTTCTTTTACATGTTCAGAATTACCTTGATCCATTACTGTACCATCACCATATTCCAGAGACCAACCTTCTCCTGTAAAATTCATTACAATGACATTCATTCCAAGGTTTAAAGCAGCCTTTTGAGTACTTAAACGTGTACGTAAACTAGGGTTAAAAAACAATAAACCTATTGTTTTATCTGCTCCTAACACTTTATTAGACAAAGGATTTTGTTTTAACTTAATCGCTTCATTGACCCAAGTATCAAGTGAATCAATATCTTTTATTGAAAAGTAACTATTCATTATATACTGCTTTAACTATTTTGGTAAAAGGAATTTTCCTATCTATCACATCTACCATAAAATTATCTTCTAATCCATTTACAATCCAAGTTTCTATACCTGCATTTTGGGTAATACTTGCTGCCTGCACTTTAGATTGCATTCCACCAGTTCCGTGTGTTGAGATAGAGGAAACAATTTCATCAGCCAGTTGCGCCATATCATATACCTCATCTATTGTATTATAAGTTCCATTCTCTACTGATTCTTTAGTACAAATACCATTGGTATTGGTAGCTATCACTAATAAATCTACTTCTAACAAACAAGCTGTCAATGCTGCTAACTTATCATTATCTCCAAACTTAATCTCATCTGTAGCTACAGTGTCATTTTCATTAATGATAGGTATGTAATTATTAGCCACTAACACATTTATTGTATTTACTATATTTCTTTTAGATTGTTCTCTTTCAAAATCAGAATAAGACAATAAACATTGGGATGTTAGTAATCCGAGATCTCTAAAACTCTCTTGGAAAATTCTCATTAAATGAGGCTGCCCAATAGATGCCAATGCTTGTTTTACATTAATTTCTTTACCATTACTTTCTAAGTTCACAAATTGCTTAGCCACGGCAATAGCACCTGAACTAACAATTACAAATTCATATGTATCTTGTAAAGCAACAATTTGTTTACCTATATCTTCTATCTTACCTCTAGATATATGATCTGTTCCTTTGGTTAAAACATTAGACCCTATCTTCAGTACAATGCGCTTTTTATCTGATCTGTCCATTACCATGTATATACCATTTATTAGTAACCAAATGCTGTAATCCTATTGGACCTCTTTGATGTAATTTATCTGTA
This genomic interval carries:
- the proB gene encoding glutamate 5-kinase, with translation MDRSDKKRIVLKIGSNVLTKGTDHISRGKIEDIGKQIVALQDTYEFVIVSSGAIAVAKQFVNLESNGKEINVKQALASIGQPHLMRIFQESFRDLGLLTSQCLLSYSDFEREQSKRNIVNTINVLVANNYIPIINENDTVATDEIKFGDNDKLAALTACLLEVDLLVIATNTNGICTKESVENGTYNTIDEVYDMAQLADEIVSSISTHGTGGMQSKVQAASITQNAGIETWIVNGLEDNFMVDVIDRKIPFTKIVKAVYNE
- a CDS encoding N-acetylornithine carbamoyltransferase, which gives rise to MNSYFSIKDIDSLDTWVNEAIKLKQNPLSNKVLGADKTIGLLFFNPSLRTRLSTQKAALNLGMNVIVMNFTGEGWSLEYGDGTVMDQGNSEHVKEAAQVVSQYCDVLAIRAFAKLENREDDYKENVLKNFMVHATIPVVNMESATGHPLQALTDAITITENKPIHKPKIVLSWAPHPKALPQAVANSFVEMVQQMEADFVITHPVGFELASHITNEVPIDYNQENALKDADFVYVKNWSSYAEYGKTSQDRNWKITEEKMKLTNNAKFMHCLPVRRNVVVDDAVIDSGNSIVIEQANNRTYAAQLVLKKILEKTKG